The stretch of DNA ACGGCATCGTGCTGCTTGAGATCGAAGCCCTGACATTGCGGCCGGAAGCCGAGCCGCTGATCTTTCACGGGAGCAGATTTCGCGCCCTGCAGGAGCGCCCGAAAGCCGAGCGCTGAAACTGTCACCGCTCCGACACAACAGGCCATTTCGGCATCTGATTTAAAGCGGCCATCTCCCAGAAATAATCTGGCTCGTAATCCGGATGGGCAGCCAACAATCTCTGGGTTCAAGCCGGAATATCTTCGCAAGTTGCTCCATGCCTTAAAGCGTGGTGCCAGACCTTTCACACTGGAGGAAAGCCATGAAAGCGCATCACAACACATCCGTCGCAGCAGAGTGGGAATGGGAAAAGGACATGCCCCCAGCCCCCGGTATCAGAGCCGGAGACACCATCTATCTTTCTGGTCAGATCGCACTTGATTCTGCCGGCAAAGTGGTAGGCGAGGGCGATCTGATCGCCCAGACTAGGCAGTGCTTTGACAACATTAAGGCTATTCTCGCGCGCGAAGGCGCGACGATGCGCGATATCGTCAAGATGACGACCTATTTTTCTTGTCCGCTGTCAGCCGAAGTCACCCGCGACTACTGGAAGGTGCGGGCCGAGTATTTTGGAGATTACCGACCGGCTAGCACAGGCGTCTCAATCTCCTCGCTGGTGTTTCCTTCGCTTCTCGTCGAAATTGACGTGATCGCTGTTGTCAAAGCGGTCGGTGGCGCCTGATGGCTAGTATCTCACAAGAGGGGTCAACGCTGGAGGCTCTCGAAGTCGATCTATTCTTTTCGGATCTTGGACAACGCAGCATCGAATACAATGCCCGTGCTTCGGTGCCGGATTTTGAAGCCTGTGTCGCTGAATATGCTCGGCTGTCGACCGAGGCCAAATCTGCCTGCTCTGGGCTGTATAACCTGAAATATGGCCCAACCCGCGCTGAAGCACTCGACCTGTTTTTGGCTCCAGGCTCCCTGCAACTTAGCCCAGTCTTTGTCTTTATCCATGGCGGCTATTGGCGGTCGCAAAGTAAGGACGATGCCGCGCTGATGGCCAAGGTTTTCACCGATGCCGGAATCGCGGTCGCAGTGTTGGAGTATACACTTCTTCCGCTAGCGACTCTGGCAGAGGTGGTGCGTGAGATGCGCGGCGCCATTTCGTGGCTTCATCAAAACGCCGCATGTTATGGGATTGACCCGACGCGGATCTTCATCGGCGGCAGTTCGGCTGGGGCGCATTTGGTGGGAATGCTGTTGGCTGATGGCTGGCATGAAGAATTTGGTGTGCCAGTGGATACGGTGAAGGGAGCGATGGCAATTAGCGGCCTCTATGACATCCGCCCCATCTGCGACATTGAGGCTAATGACTGGTTGCGGTTGGTGCCCTCGCAGGCAGAACGGCTGAGTCCACTCTTCAAGATCCCAGATAAAGCGCCGCCGCTGGTGCTGTCGGTCGGCGGCTTGGAGACGCAAGGCTTTCGCAACCAGACACGTGCCTATGCTGAGGCCTGGCGTGCGAAGGGGCATCAACTAATGATGATTGATGCTCCGGATCGAAATCATTTCAACCTGCTTTCAGAACTCGCCTGGCCAGACCGTTCTCTGACGTGCGCGGTGCTGAACATGATTGAGAACAGCCGCCGCTGATCGGTGTGGTCTGCATAAATAGCGTACCCTTTAACAAAGATGGCGAGTGGCTGCCAGGGCTAAAAAATATCGAAAAACTCACCAACACGGAGGACACGAAATGAACAGATGGACCGCGCTTACAATAATTTCGGTTTCTTTTCTACAATGCACCCTGAACTGGTTTGGCATCGTGCCGGCCTTTGGCTCGCTGATGACAGAAATGGGGCTGGGTTATCCCGAGCTTGGGCTGCTCGTCGGTATTTTCGTAGCCGGCTATGGTATTGCTCATATCCCGGCCGGGCTGATCTCCGAAGCGTTCGGGATGCGTTTTGCTATGGTTGCAGGGATTGCGGTGCTGACACTGGGAACGGTGCTAGCCGCCGTTACGTCTAGCTATCAAATCCTGCTCGTCGCCCGCTTCATTAGCGGGGTCGGAGCTTCGATCTATGTTGGAGCGGCTCTTGGCCTTACCGCAGCCTGGTTCCGGGGGCATGAACTTGGCACTGCCTATGGCATTGTATCCGGAGTCGCTTTTACGCTTGGCGCTTTGCTTGGGCTCTATGTCTGGATCGACGTCGTCGCTGCGCTAGGCTGGCGCGGCGCGCTGCTGGCCGCCGCTGGTGTGGCGGCTGCGACCTTCCTGCTGCTGCTGATCATCTTCCCGGTTCCGACAGCCGGGGAAGATCAACAAGAGGTTGGGGCAAGTAACCTTAACACAGGCTCCTTGAAGCGGACCTTTGGAAATCATGATCTCTGGCTGATTAGTGCCAGCTTCATCGGTGGTTATGGAAGCTATCTGACAGCTTCGCAGCTTCTGCCACAATTTGCCTCCGAGCACTTGCAGATCGAGGCCCATGATGCGAGCTTGCTGGGTGCGGTTTTGCTTGTCAGCGGCATAGTAGGTGGGCCGCTCGGAGGCTGGTTGGCCGATCGTGTTTTTGGCATGATCCCGACCTTTATTGCCGCCTGTATCGTACAATCCGCTGCCCAATTTCTCGTTCCACATCTTGGCTTTGCCGGGTTGGTGGTCGCGTCGGCAGTGATTGGCACATCTTCCATCATGGCATTCTCAGCTTGGATCTCGACCCCCGGTTTCTGCCGTGACTGGCTAGAAATATCGGACATTCCCACAGCCTGCGGGCTGATGCTGACCATTTCAGCCATCGGCGGGTTCATCGTCCCGATCCTCTATGGCTGGATGATGGCAAATGCTGGCCATCAGGCTGCCTGGTTTTTACTTGGTGGATTGCCTGTTGCGACGATGCTGATCTGTGTCTTCGCACCGTTGCGGTCGCTGAAAACTCGCCAAGTCGAAGCGACAGCCGAATATTAACCGATGAAATGGCGGTGTGAAACCGCAACCAGGAAGCCGTGCGTACACAGTGCGGCTTCTTGTCGTCAAATCTGTGAGAGTTGCCCGCGGAAAAGCGGATAGACCAACTCAGCAAATCGGATAGCTGGTTTTTCGATATCGGATATAGTTAGTTTCGAGGCGTACCGGACGCGAGATCTTTTGCCGGTCTGATGAAGATGAAGTCTAAATTTGTGGCCTGTGGCGTCCGGTTTGACACATAGTTTCCACATGAGTCCAAGACCAGTACATGGTCTTCGGCGCCGCGTTGCTCAGAAAACCCGGAGAATAAAATGTTTGTACCAGCGAAAAACCAGCAGCAGCAGGAGAGTCTGCCCCTTAACTGCAGCTTTGAACGTTCGGACTGGGAGATTTTAGCTAGCTTTTGGCATCCTGTCGCTAATAGCGATGAAGTGACCGATGCGCCTGTTCGCGTGCACTTACTCGACATGCCCGTAGTTCTTTTCCGTACACCTGACGGAATTAAAGCGGCTAAGGACGTCTGTATGCATCGCGGCGGGCAGTTGAGCCTCGGTTCAGTCTGCAACGGCATCCTTGTCTGTGGCTTCCATGGCTTCGAATATAATGGCGAGGGCACCTGCGTCGGTATTCCAGCGCTTGCAAAGGGGTCGCCTATCCCGAAGAAGTTGCGACTGAAGAATTTTCAGTGCCGGGAGCGCTACGGACTGGTTTGGGTTTGCCTCGCTGATCAGGCTCGTGCCGAGATGCCAGAATGGCCGCAGATAGAGGATGGATCGGGTAAGGTTATTCCTGTTCCCTCCTACGAAATACGGGCTTCAGCCGGACGCCGGGTCGAGAATTTCAACGATATTGCCCACGTGCCTTTCTTGCACCGCGACTCATTCGGTGGTCCGCCTACAGATATTGCTCCTTATGAAGTCGTCTCGGGCGACAACACCTTGGCCTTCAAAGTCGACATCCTCGAACAGACCCGTTACTCTGGCGAGTATGGCGGTAAGCCTGCTTATCATTCTTCAGTCTATTCCTATGAACTGACCTTGCCGTTTGCATCTTCAGCCAAAATTTCAAATCCCGAAAGTGGTGATGTATATCGGGTTTACGACATTGTTAGCCCTGTCTCCTCTGACCGCTCTCGGGTGTTCCAGATCGTTGTCGATGAAAGCTTCAAGATGACACCCGAAGCGGTTCGGGCTTTCAATGATGTGGTGAACAAGGAAGATTCGCCACAGGTCGAGGCTCAATCGCCCTTTGACCTACCCTTGGACCTCCGCGACGAGATCCATATTCCTGCCGACCGTATGTCGGTGGAATATCGTCGGAAGCTAGCGGCTTTGGGGCTGGGAGCCGAGGCATATCGATAGGCACGGAATTGGAGGAAGGCATGACTGAGTCCATCGAAGTTGTAGTTCGGAGCGTGACCGACGAGGCAGAGTGCATCCGGTCTTTCGAATTGGTTCGACCTGAGGGCGGCCCGTTGCCGGGTTTTTCCGCGGGTGCTCATATCGACGTGCACACACCGAACGGAAAGCTTAGGCAATATTCCCTGGTGAACGACGAGCGTGAGACTTACCGCTACATCATCGCTGTGCAGAATGAAGAAACTGGGCGCGGCGGTTCGCGCTCTATGCATGTTGATGTCGGGGCAGGCACGCTGCTCCGTATCGGCATGCCACGCAACGCCTTTCCACTGGGGAACCACATCCCACCTACGGTTCTATTGGCAGGCGGTATTGGTGTAACCCCGCTGCTAGCGATGGCGCGCAGCCTCCAGGCGCGTGGGAAGCCGTTCGAGTTCCATTTCGCCACCCGATCGCGAGCGAGCACCCCCTTTCTCGACCAGCTTCTGCACGGCCCCTTCAAAAAAAATACCCGTGTATATCATGATGACCAACCCGGCATGAAATTGGAGATCGACTGCTTTGTCGACCAGTTGCTCCCACAATCGCATCTTTATCTCTGCGGTCCGAGCGGGTTCATGTCCGCAGTGTCGGATGCTGCCGAAGCTCGGGGAGACATCGTCCTTCACCGGGAATATTTCGGAGCTCCGGTCACGGAAATAGGATTGAGCGAAGCGTTCAGTCTTGAATTGGCCCGTTCTGGAATAAAAACCACTGTGGCGGCGGATCAGAACATACTCGAAGTGCTGCAATCGCTGGATATTGACTGCGCGACTAGTTGCGAGGAAGGTATCTGCGGAACTTGCTTGACAAAAGTCCTAGCCGGTGAAATCGATCACAGGGATCATTTCCTTTCGGCGTCGGAAAAGGCGCTTGGGGATCGCATGCTTGTCTGTGTGTCTCGGTGCAAGGTTGGCTCGAAGTTGATTCTTGATCTGTAGCTTCCTTGGTATAGACTGTTTCTATCGGAAATAGGTTCGGCGAGTGTCCAGTGCGTGTCGGAGGATAAAGCCATGAGCATCAGCCTGCTTCGAGCACAGAGGTTTGCACAGGTCAGCGAAAGACAGGCGTCATCGGTGCATGAGTTCATGGAGAGTATCTCCGGCCCGCACCAACTGGAAATTTATCACCAGAAGGAACTGGCATTTAGCTATGCGGGCAACGCCGTCCCATCGGCCAATATCTCGTTCGGCTATCTTGAATATGGTACCCAAGTCAGTGTCGAGATGGGCGCGGGCATCGAACACTACACGGTGAACTTGCCGCTTACCGGGCATCAGACGGTGTCCCACGGACAAAGGAAGATAGCTTCGAACCCGCAGCACGGCATTCTGCTCTCGCCCAAAATGCAGTTGCAGATCGATATCGACCACGAATACCGCTCTATCTTCGTGGTCATCAACAGGGGGATGATAGAACTTGCGCTTAGTCGGTTGATCGGACGGCGGACCCAGCAGCCACTGGTCTTTGATATCGACATGCCGATGCAGGTGGCTGCAACGGCTTCCTGGTGGCGCATGACCGAACACTACCTGAACGAGATGTCGATCGAGGGCAGTATCCTGTCCTTTAAGAATGCCGCCAAGGAACTGGAACTGTCGATGGTGCGCGCCCTTCTTGTGCACCAGAAGAACAATTATTCCGATGAAATCTCGTGCAACCTGTTCGAGTTCATGCCCCCCTACATGCAGCGGGCCGTGCGTCATATTGAGGACTTCTATCAGGACGAGATTCCGCTGGACCGTTTACGCAACGTGGCCGGGGTCTCGGCCGACAAGCTATGTGCCGGGTTCAGGGAGTATTCCGGCACCACGCCGATCGGCTATATCAAGAAGACACGGCTGATGAAGGCGCGCGAGCAGTTGATGACCGACACGGCGGGAAAAGGCGTCTCGACCATCGCGTTCGACGTAGGCTTCAACCATCTCGGGCGGTTCTCGGTCGATTATCGCGCCATGTTCGGGGAAAGCCCTTCGGAAACGGCGGCCCGCACTCGGCAGGTTCGTTTGTAGCAGTGCAGAGCAGGTCCAGATGGCGCGACGCTGGCCACGTTCTGAGAATCTGGAATTTTCATGTTAACAGCATGTGTGAGAACGGCGGTGTGAAAGTCGACCACGGTAGCGGCGGGATGTGAGCTGCTCCCTGAAATTCGGACACTGACGTAAGCTACGATTTGCTGTCTGTTGATCTTCGACGAATTGGAGATCAGATATGTCGAAGCGGAAGAACCATTCACCTGAGTTCAAGGCCAAGGTCGCGCTTGAAGCATTGAAGGGGGAGCGGACGGTCGCCGAGCTGGCCAGCCAATTTGGCGTTCATCCGACGATGATCCACGGTTGGAAACGGGCCTTGCTGGAAGGTGCATCCGGTGTGTTCGAGCGTGGCAGCAAGAAAGCCCCCGCGATCGACGAAGAGCAGGTTGTTGATTTCCGCTTAGATCTGACCCGGGATTTTCATCGAGAACTGACCCGCCTGATAGTTATGTTCTGGTGGTTATGTCTGGGTCAACGGCTCTTTCCCTCCTGTTCTGATTTTGCGGCGGCGGAACTGGCTTTGAAGCGGTAGCTGTCGTTTCCGGTTTCCAGGATGTGGCAGCGGTGGGTGAGCCGGTCGAGGAGCGCCGTGGTCATCTTGGCATCCCCGAGGACGGCGGCCCATTCGCTGAAGCTGAGGTTTGTCGTGATGATCACGCTGGTGCGCTCGTACAGCTTGCTCAGCAGGTGGAAGAGCAATGCGCCCCCGGATGCACTGAATGGCAGGTAGCCCAGCTCATGTAAATTGTAAAACTTCCGACTTGATCTGACGGACACCTCAGCTTTCAGTGCTGAGAATGGCTTGCCGGCTGTCCGAAGTCTCGGAAGTGTTGATTTCCGCTGCAGCTATGGCTGAATCTGGTGTTTGGGCGGTTTGAAAGCTGGCGGTGCATCTGGTTGGTTTGATGTCGCCAAACAAACCACCAACCATCGAGGACGCACCACCATGAATGACGCTACCATCATCGAATTTGCCGGTCGAGACACCGTGTCGGACCCGCTGACGGATCTTCTGCGCAAGGGCGCGCGGGAGCTTCTGCAAACGGCGGTCGAGGCGGAGCTGGACGCTTTCCTGGCCGAATTTGCGAAACACCGCACCCCGGAGGGCCGGGCCGCGGTTGTTCGGAACGGACACCACCCCGAACGCGCCGTGCAGACCGGGATCGGCCCGGTCACGGTGCAGATCCCGAAGGTGCGCTCGAAGACGGGCGCGCCTGTGGCGTTCCGCTCGGCGCTGGTCCCGCCTACGTCCGCAAGGCGAAGTCGATCGAGGCGGCGCTGCCCTGGCTGTACCTCAAGGGCATCTCTACGGGCGAGATGGGCGCAGCACTCAAGGCGCTCCTGGGCCCGGACGCGACCGGCTTCTCGGCCAAGACAGTGGCGCGGCTGAAGGCGCAATGGGCGGAGGAGTACGACGCCTGGCGCAAGGCCGATCTTGGCCGTGATGAATGGGTCTATGTCTGGGCCGACGGGATCTACAGCGGCTTGCGCGGCACAGATGACCGGCTCTGCGCCCTGGTCGTGATCGGCGTCAATGCGCGCGGCGAGAAGCATTTCCTGGCCATCGAGGACGGCGTGCGGAAAGCACCCAAAGCTGGCGCGAGGTCCTGCTGGGGCTCAAAAGCCGCGGCCTCAACGCTCCGAAACTGGCGGTCGGCGACGGGGCCATGGGATTTTGGGCGGCTCTTGAGGAAGTCTATCCCTCCACCCGGCAACAGCGCTGCTGGGTGCATAAGACGGGCAACGTTCTGAACTATCTGCCAAAGCGCAGTCAGCCCAAGGCAAAGAAGGCGCTGCACGACATCTGGCAGGCCGAGACCCGTGAAGATGCCCGCAAGGAGTTTGACTTGTTCGTCGGCACCTACGAAGCGAAATACCCCAAGGCGGTCGAATGCCTGGTCAAGGACCGCGACGAACTGCTGACCTTCTACGACTTCCCCGCCCAGCACTGGCAGAGCATCAGGACGTCAAATCCCATCGAGAGCGCGTTCGCCACCATCCGCCACCGCACGAAACGCACCAAGGGATGCCTGAGCCGGGACGGGATGCTCCACATGATGTTCAAGCTCGGCCAATGCGCTGAGAAAAGCTGGCGCAAGCTGCGCGGCTTCGCTCATCTCGCAGACGTCATCGAAGGCGTCGATTTCATCAACGGCATCAAGCCATCAACACAAGATCAGGCCGCCGCTTGATGACCGCCCAAACACCAGATTTGACAATAGCTCTTTCCGCTGAGAAGTGACCCGGTATTTTCACCGAGATTTGACCCACCC from Leisingera thetidis encodes:
- a CDS encoding alpha/beta hydrolase, with protein sequence MASISQEGSTLEALEVDLFFSDLGQRSIEYNARASVPDFEACVAEYARLSTEAKSACSGLYNLKYGPTRAEALDLFLAPGSLQLSPVFVFIHGGYWRSQSKDDAALMAKVFTDAGIAVAVLEYTLLPLATLAEVVREMRGAISWLHQNAACYGIDPTRIFIGGSSAGAHLVGMLLADGWHEEFGVPVDTVKGAMAISGLYDIRPICDIEANDWLRLVPSQAERLSPLFKIPDKAPPLVLSVGGLETQGFRNQTRAYAEAWRAKGHQLMMIDAPDRNHFNLLSELAWPDRSLTCAVLNMIENSRR
- a CDS encoding RidA family protein; protein product: MKAHHNTSVAAEWEWEKDMPPAPGIRAGDTIYLSGQIALDSAGKVVGEGDLIAQTRQCFDNIKAILAREGATMRDIVKMTTYFSCPLSAEVTRDYWKVRAEYFGDYRPASTGVSISSLVFPSLLVEIDVIAVVKAVGGA
- a CDS encoding MFS transporter, which translates into the protein MNRWTALTIISVSFLQCTLNWFGIVPAFGSLMTEMGLGYPELGLLVGIFVAGYGIAHIPAGLISEAFGMRFAMVAGIAVLTLGTVLAAVTSSYQILLVARFISGVGASIYVGAALGLTAAWFRGHELGTAYGIVSGVAFTLGALLGLYVWIDVVAALGWRGALLAAAGVAAATFLLLLIIFPVPTAGEDQQEVGASNLNTGSLKRTFGNHDLWLISASFIGGYGSYLTASQLLPQFASEHLQIEAHDASLLGAVLLVSGIVGGPLGGWLADRVFGMIPTFIAACIVQSAAQFLVPHLGFAGLVVASAVIGTSSIMAFSAWISTPGFCRDWLEISDIPTACGLMLTISAIGGFIVPILYGWMMANAGHQAAWFLLGGLPVATMLICVFAPLRSLKTRQVEATAEY
- a CDS encoding PDR/VanB family oxidoreductase — protein: MTESIEVVVRSVTDEAECIRSFELVRPEGGPLPGFSAGAHIDVHTPNGKLRQYSLVNDERETYRYIIAVQNEETGRGGSRSMHVDVGAGTLLRIGMPRNAFPLGNHIPPTVLLAGGIGVTPLLAMARSLQARGKPFEFHFATRSRASTPFLDQLLHGPFKKNTRVYHDDQPGMKLEIDCFVDQLLPQSHLYLCGPSGFMSAVSDAAEARGDIVLHREYFGAPVTEIGLSEAFSLELARSGIKTTVAADQNILEVLQSLDIDCATSCEEGICGTCLTKVLAGEIDHRDHFLSASEKALGDRMLVCVSRCKVGSKLILDL
- a CDS encoding aromatic ring-hydroxylating oxygenase subunit alpha, which encodes MFVPAKNQQQQESLPLNCSFERSDWEILASFWHPVANSDEVTDAPVRVHLLDMPVVLFRTPDGIKAAKDVCMHRGGQLSLGSVCNGILVCGFHGFEYNGEGTCVGIPALAKGSPIPKKLRLKNFQCRERYGLVWVCLADQARAEMPEWPQIEDGSGKVIPVPSYEIRASAGRRVENFNDIAHVPFLHRDSFGGPPTDIAPYEVVSGDNTLAFKVDILEQTRYSGEYGGKPAYHSSVYSYELTLPFASSAKISNPESGDVYRVYDIVSPVSSDRSRVFQIVVDESFKMTPEAVRAFNDVVNKEDSPQVEAQSPFDLPLDLRDEIHIPADRMSVEYRRKLAALGLGAEAYR
- a CDS encoding AraC family transcriptional regulator → MSISLLRAQRFAQVSERQASSVHEFMESISGPHQLEIYHQKELAFSYAGNAVPSANISFGYLEYGTQVSVEMGAGIEHYTVNLPLTGHQTVSHGQRKIASNPQHGILLSPKMQLQIDIDHEYRSIFVVINRGMIELALSRLIGRRTQQPLVFDIDMPMQVAATASWWRMTEHYLNEMSIEGSILSFKNAAKELELSMVRALLVHQKNNYSDEISCNLFEFMPPYMQRAVRHIEDFYQDEIPLDRLRNVAGVSADKLCAGFREYSGTTPIGYIKKTRLMKAREQLMTDTAGKGVSTIAFDVGFNHLGRFSVDYRAMFGESPSETAARTRQVRL